In Lolium rigidum isolate FL_2022 chromosome 3, APGP_CSIRO_Lrig_0.1, whole genome shotgun sequence, the genomic window AAAAGACTAGCGAGCACCAACTAAGCTTGGTTTACCAGATCAAAACTGCATGTACATAAAGTAATTATTACACAAAGCTAGATGCAAGTAAAATATAAGCATAGGCTTCTGTTCTGTTCAAAGCAGATACAATTTTTATTTAGTAACAGTGTAGCTCAAAATCTTCTTTGCACCATGGAGTAGTACTGTACTATAGAAACTTGATGGATCCTATGTTGTTGATTCATGTATCTGCTTGCTTATACAGCTAAGCAGAAGGAATGCACTTAATTGGTAGGTTGAGTAGCTAGGCTTAAACATAAACCTTTAATATAAAATATAACCTTTTAGAACACAGGATGCCAACCTTTTCTAGAGTAAGATATCATGCTTTATATCAACAATTAAGGATTTCAGACTGAAGTTTTGAACAGGCAACCAGCTAAACAGGAAATACCAAATTCATATTATGGATAAGTTTGACATACTCTTTCTCAGCAAGCTTCACTTCAGTTCCTCCGTACCCAGGTAATAGAACGGTATCACCTTCCTTGAGAGATACAGGGATCAGCTTGCCATCCCTATCATGAACACCAGGACCAACGGCTATGACTTTTGCAGAGTTCAACTGGATTCAAATAACAGATATATTAGGTCACAAATGCACATAAGAGAATTACAGACCTGGTACGCTATTATGAGCCAAATCTAATAGTTATATCATTTAACATATAGTTCCAAGTTCAAACAATTGAAGAGTAAAACAGGAAAAAAATTGACACTCAGTATAATGACAATAAAAGTTGTCCTATCTACATAAGGAGAGAACTTCAGCTTCATTAATCATCACAAATCACCGATGTTTGCTAGACTGGAAACAGATTACACAATCACCACACTCCACATAGGCCTGCAAATGGGAACAACCCATCCACTACAACTTTAAATAGTCTGACGTAAAGCGGAAGCCCATGGTGAAAGAGGTTTTTCTACAGGATTAAGCTGGACGAGCTTGCCAAAACTACCAAAGCAAAGTATCCAGCATCCAAATGAAGAGCATTGACTTCCTCAATGGAGAAAAAATATTGGCCAAGCTAATATTTTCTGGCAGCCTAATTGTTGGATTTGCTGGCAGCCTACATAAGAATCATGGGTTAAAGTGGGATTATTTCGGCAGTCCACGGTCAGTCCCACTCAAGACAACAAACCCAAGGTATACACCATACTGGCCAAACAGGTTGACACAATCATGAACAACAGACCAGCAAAATAGCACGGCAGATGATACATGCATGTTTGTAATGAATTGAATGAGACAAAAGTATCATCTTCCGTTCAGACATATCCATCAACCAATGTTTAAGAAGCAAGTAAACAAAAGATACACAATGTAATTAAACAACACATTCTTAACATTACGACGAAAAGATCATTGACATAGAGTATGCATGTACTGTTTGGCTTGAACACACTACCGCTATATTGTACTACGAACCTCAAagggccaggccaggccatgttACTGGGACATTATTTCTACTTCCCAGTTCTGACTGAAGTGATTCACATTGCGATTTCGCATCACTTCACAATAATAATTCATGCTTCTAGCACGCCAGAAATCCAGGGAACTAGTTagaatttttattattattaaggCCCAGTTACAGTACAGGCAAATGTAACAGACACCGGAGCGTACAAAACAACCAAATCTTAACCAAGTTTAATAGTTCACGACAGGACCATGCCGCACAATCTGACAGATCAACTAAATATATAACCTTTCTTCTCAGAAAGGAAGGCAATTTCCTCCAAACGAAGAATTCATTTCACTGTTCAATTAGATCACGCTACTACAGCTGTGTAAatcggtaaaaaaaaaaaagaaccgcACTAACAGGTTATCAATCGGTAGTTCCAATTCCATGAGCAGAAACCAATCGACGGTTCAATTCGATCCTACTACCACAGCCTTGGAAATCTGTCAAATAAAAACTGCCTAATAACAGGAAAACAAATCGACGGTTCCAATTCCATCAGCAGAAACCAACCAGATAGGTCCGATCTATGGGTAATCAGGGCAGAGAGCTCTAATCTACCAAAATTTCCTCAATCTAACGCGTCACCCAGCCTCCCCAGACCAGGACCCTAGCCAGCACTCGCGGATCTAGAATTCGAACACGTCCGTACACATACCCACGGATCAAAAGAAAATATTGAAGGGGGAAGAAAAGGGATCTGTGTGAACCTGCTTGGTGGTCTCCGGGAGGAGGATGCCGGCGGCGGTCTTGTTGGGCTGCACCACCTTCTCCACCAGCACCCTGTTGAGGGACGGGATCAGCCGCTTCGCCATTGCcgctcttctcttcttcttcttgaggaACAAGTTGATGGATGGGGAGAGGTCTGCTCTTTTACGGCTGGCCGCAgcggggtttagggttttaaggaTGGAAATTGGAAAAAAGAATGCCCAGCGTTAGTTAATTTACGCTTTTGCCCCGGGAGATAATGGGAGCGTTCCAGGGGTTTCGCGGGAGGTCTAGAAGGTTCCTGGGATTGATTGGGCCACTAATGGACCAGGCCCAAATTGCAGAGGTTGTTCCTTCCCTTCCTCTTATGGTCAATCCACTAAcgaaacatttttttatttctcaAAAAAAACTAAGCGAACATTTAGTTTTTATATGAAAAGTAGGGTCACTAATAGGATGCTCATATACTCCCcataagatgttttagatatttcaaaGTGAACTAGATACATACCATAATAAATAAATCTACATGTTAAAACTGAACTAGATACATAACAAAACTAGGCAGTTAGGCTTCTACTCCACCATCGATTCCATCTTCGGTGTCGAAGTCCTATTCACACATTGTGGATCAATCATGAACGCCCTCATATGTACTATGTACTAGGACGGATGTTTTCTATGATTTTAGTGTAACCTCATCCTGGTGAGTCCCCACTTTTAAGAATATATTCAAATACTCGATTATCAACATTTGAACGTCCTCTCACATTCAAATATCAATTCCctatgtcggtggtggtggacaaATTACTCGGTCAATTGGCTTGATCTAAGTTCCTTTGTAAGCTTGACCTTCAGTATGGCTGTCGACAGATCAGGTTGGCGTAAGAATATGAATGCTAAACGTCTAGCACTCATAGTGGCCATTATGAGTTCTGTgtcatgccattcggcttgaattgTGCTCCCGCAAGCTTCCATGCATCGATAAATACCATCTTACATATGAAATTCACAAATATGTCTTGGTATTCGCATACGACATTCTCTTTTACTGCAGCGCGCTATTGGATCACTAGAAACATCTATGGGAAATGTTCAGATTGCTCGAACAGAACCAATTGTATGTGCAGAAGTCAAAATGCTTGTTCACACAACAATGTTCGGAGTACTTGAGGCATATTATCAGTGCGAAGGGGGTCGCAACTAGCCCAATAAGGTGGCGGATGTTCAGAGTTTGCCTAGACCCACCAATTTGAAACAAATGTGGGGATTTCCATGGACTCGCATGCTACCATCGCAAGAATATCCGCCACTTTGGGATACTGTGTTTTCCACTAACCAATCTGCTGAGGAAAATGCACAATTCATTTGGACACCGAAGGTGCGCGAAGCATTCGTGGGGATAAAAAAGCGCTGACATAGGCCCGGTCCTAGCCCTACCAGATTTCAATCTTGAATTCGTCCTTGGGATTGATGCATCGGCAACTGGTGCGGGAGTTATACTCATGCAACAACGGCATCCAATTGCCTTCCTCGGTAGAGTACTAGGGGTCATGGATCAGATATTGTTAATATATGATAAAGAGTGTTTGGCTATTCTGTCGGCGATTGCCAAATGGAGAACCTATCTGCAACATCATCAATTCACTGTTCACACAAACCATCACAACCTAATTTATTTGGGTGTCGCAAATTCAACACAAAAA contains:
- the LOC124698406 gene encoding 10 kDa chaperonin, mitochondrial-like; amino-acid sequence: MAKRLIPSLNRVLVEKVVQPNKTAAGILLPETTKQLNSAKVIAVGPGVHDRDGKLIPVSLKEGDTVLLPGYGGTEVKLAEKEYLLFGEHDILGRLEE